Proteins encoded together in one Polaribacter reichenbachii window:
- a CDS encoding Sec-independent protein translocase subunit TatA/TatB has product MNIHFLFIGAPEVFIILLIVVMVFGADKIPEIARGLGKGMRQVKDATNDIKQEINNSSKEFGVNTDIAKDINNEIKGVKENIDDLTGPIKRNM; this is encoded by the coding sequence ATGAACATACATTTTTTATTTATTGGTGCTCCAGAAGTTTTTATAATACTATTAATTGTAGTAATGGTTTTTGGTGCAGATAAAATTCCTGAAATTGCAAGAGGTTTAGGTAAAGGGATGCGTCAAGTAAAAGATGCTACTAACGATATTAAACAAGAAATTAACAACAGCTCTAAAGAGTTTGGTGTAAATACTGATATTGCTAAAGACATTAACAATGAAATTAAGGGTGTTAAAGAAAATATAGACGATTTAACTGGCCCAATAAAAAGAAATATGTAG
- the mutS gene encoding DNA mismatch repair protein MutS: MKQYNAIKNKYPDAMLLFRVGDFYETFGEDAKKAAQVLGITLTKRGAGSDSETALAGFPHHSLNTYLPKLVKAGMRVAICDQLEDPKMTKTIVKRGVTELVTPGVSLNDEVLQSKSNNFLAAVHFDKKQLGISFLDVSTGEYLVAQGTTEYIDKLLQNFNPSEVLVQKQNKQQFLELFENRYYTFYLDDWVYQKEYANETLHNHFEVKTLKGFGVQDLKNGIIAAGAVLYYLSETQHNQLKHIQNISRIAEDNYVWMDRFTVRNLELYNPNSINAVTLLDVIDKTISPMGGRLLKRWLALPLKNIDEIKNRHELVKFFIDSDEFSQTVTYQLKQISDLERLISKVATGKSSPREIVLLKDSLKAILPIKIEAEKSKNKAVQNLGKQLHTCEDLITKISETLFDDAPVNINKGNAIANNVHQELDDLRAISSSGKQFLDDMLARETEATGITSLKIAFNNVFGYYIEVRNTHKDKVPEQWIRKQTLVSAERYITEELKEYETKILGAEEKIAKLEQEIFSKLLQYIIQFVDVVQENAQIIAKIDCLLSFSVLAVDNNYVRPIMDESTDLDIKNGRHPVIEKQLPIDQTYIANDVVLNRTQQQIIMITGPNMSGKSAILRQTALIVLLAQMGCYVPAQNAKIGIVDKIFTRVGASDNISMGESTFMVEMNETASILNNVSERSLILLDEIGRGTSTYDGISIAWAISEFLHEHPSKAKTLFATHYHELNEMTTTFERIKNFNVSVKELEDNIIFLRKLVSGGSNHSFGIHVAKLAGMPNMVIHRANKILAQLEKNNKNDEVKDVLKQTQHEEMQLSFFQLDDPLLENLRDEILSTNIDTLTPIEALMKLNEIKRMLVKK; the protein is encoded by the coding sequence ATGAAACAGTACAATGCTATCAAGAACAAATATCCTGATGCTATGTTGCTTTTTCGAGTTGGAGATTTTTACGAAACTTTTGGTGAAGATGCAAAAAAAGCAGCGCAAGTTTTAGGAATTACGCTCACAAAACGTGGTGCAGGTTCAGATTCTGAAACTGCTTTGGCTGGTTTTCCTCATCATTCTTTAAATACCTATTTACCAAAGTTGGTAAAAGCAGGAATGCGTGTTGCCATTTGCGATCAATTAGAAGACCCAAAAATGACCAAAACCATTGTAAAACGTGGTGTTACAGAATTGGTTACTCCTGGGGTTTCTTTAAATGATGAAGTTTTACAAAGCAAAAGCAACAACTTTTTAGCTGCTGTTCATTTTGATAAAAAACAACTCGGAATTTCGTTTCTTGATGTTTCAACAGGTGAATATTTAGTAGCTCAAGGAACAACTGAATACATAGATAAATTGTTGCAGAATTTTAATCCAAGTGAGGTTTTAGTTCAGAAACAAAACAAACAACAATTTTTAGAGCTTTTTGAGAATAGATACTACACCTTTTATTTAGATGATTGGGTATATCAAAAAGAATATGCAAACGAAACTTTACACAATCATTTTGAAGTAAAAACACTAAAAGGTTTTGGAGTTCAAGATTTAAAAAACGGAATTATTGCAGCTGGTGCTGTGTTGTATTATTTATCAGAAACACAACATAATCAGTTAAAACACATTCAAAATATCAGCAGAATTGCTGAAGATAATTATGTTTGGATGGATCGTTTTACAGTCAGAAATTTAGAATTGTACAACCCGAATTCTATTAATGCAGTTACACTTTTAGATGTTATAGATAAAACCATTTCACCTATGGGTGGAAGACTTTTAAAACGTTGGTTGGCTTTACCTTTAAAAAATATTGATGAAATTAAAAATCGTCACGAACTGGTAAAGTTTTTTATAGATTCAGATGAATTTTCTCAAACTGTAACGTATCAATTAAAACAAATTTCAGATTTAGAAAGACTGATTTCTAAAGTAGCTACAGGCAAATCTTCACCAAGAGAAATTGTATTGTTAAAAGATTCTTTGAAAGCAATTTTACCGATAAAAATTGAAGCAGAAAAGAGTAAAAATAAAGCAGTTCAGAATTTAGGAAAACAACTACACACTTGTGAAGATTTAATCACTAAAATTTCTGAAACTTTGTTTGATGATGCTCCTGTAAACATCAATAAAGGGAATGCAATTGCCAATAATGTACATCAAGAATTAGACGATTTACGTGCAATTTCTTCATCAGGAAAACAGTTTTTAGATGATATGTTAGCTCGCGAAACTGAAGCTACAGGTATTACAAGTTTAAAAATTGCTTTCAACAATGTTTTTGGTTATTACATTGAGGTTAGAAACACACATAAAGATAAAGTTCCTGAACAATGGATTAGAAAACAGACGTTAGTTTCTGCAGAAAGATACATTACTGAAGAGCTTAAAGAATACGAAACCAAAATTTTAGGTGCCGAAGAAAAAATCGCCAAATTAGAACAAGAAATTTTCTCAAAATTATTGCAATACATCATCCAGTTTGTAGATGTAGTTCAAGAAAATGCACAAATTATAGCAAAAATAGACTGTTTATTATCCTTTTCTGTTTTAGCTGTTGATAATAATTACGTGCGTCCAATTATGGATGAAAGCACAGATTTAGACATTAAAAACGGACGTCATCCTGTTATAGAAAAACAATTACCAATAGACCAAACCTATATTGCAAATGATGTTGTTTTAAACAGAACTCAACAACAAATTATTATGATTACTGGGCCAAATATGTCTGGTAAATCAGCTATTTTAAGACAAACTGCATTGATTGTTTTATTGGCACAAATGGGTTGTTATGTACCTGCTCAAAATGCAAAAATCGGAATTGTAGATAAAATTTTTACAAGAGTTGGTGCTAGTGATAATATTTCTATGGGCGAATCTACATTCATGGTAGAAATGAATGAAACTGCATCTATCTTAAATAACGTTTCTGAGCGCAGTTTAATTTTATTAGATGAAATTGGTAGAGGAACCTCTACTTATGATGGTATTTCTATTGCTTGGGCAATTTCTGAGTTCTTGCACGAACATCCATCAAAAGCAAAAACACTATTTGCCACTCATTATCACGAATTGAATGAAATGACCACCACTTTTGAGCGCATTAAAAACTTTAATGTGTCTGTAAAAGAATTGGAAGACAACATTATTTTCTTACGTAAATTGGTTTCTGGAGGTTCTAACCACAGTTTTGGAATTCACGTTGCAAAATTAGCTGGAATGCCAAATATGGTGATTCATAGAGCGAATAAAATTTTAGCACAATTAGAAAAAAATAATAAAAATGATGAAGTAAAGGATGTTTTAAAACAAACACAACACGAAGAAATGCAACTTAGCTTTTTTCAGTTAGATGATCCTTTATTAGAAAATTTAAGAGACGAAATTTTATCTACAAACATAGATACGTTAACACCTATTGAAGCTTTAATGAAGTTAAATGAGATTAAGCGAATGTTGGTTAAAAAGTGA
- a CDS encoding O-methyltransferase: protein MHFLPEKLDEYVVNHSQQEPKILKELSKETWQKVLNPRMLSGAFQGRVLSMLSKLIQPKTVLEIGTYTGYSALCLAEGLSIKGKIITIDKNEELETLQNKYFEKSGFRNQITQIVGDATKIIPEIEDNFDLVFIDADKSNYVNYFNLIINKMNPGGIILSDNVLWSGKVVETLNPKDLDTKILLEYNSLLNNDDRIETVLLPIRDGLTVSRVK, encoded by the coding sequence ATGCACTTTTTACCCGAAAAATTAGACGAATACGTTGTAAATCACTCACAACAAGAACCTAAAATTTTAAAAGAATTAAGTAAAGAAACTTGGCAAAAAGTTTTAAATCCTAGAATGTTAAGTGGTGCTTTTCAAGGGCGAGTTTTGTCTATGTTGTCAAAATTAATTCAACCAAAAACTGTTTTAGAGATAGGTACATACACAGGTTATTCTGCTTTATGTTTAGCAGAAGGTTTATCAATAAAGGGTAAAATAATAACTATTGATAAAAATGAAGAACTAGAAACTTTACAGAATAAATATTTCGAAAAATCAGGTTTTAGAAATCAAATTACACAAATTGTTGGTGATGCCACCAAAATAATACCAGAAATAGAAGATAATTTCGATTTAGTTTTTATTGATGCAGATAAGTCTAATTATGTAAACTACTTTAATTTAATTATCAACAAAATGAATCCTGGAGGAATTATCTTATCTGATAATGTACTTTGGAGTGGTAAAGTTGTAGAAACTTTAAACCCTAAAGATTTAGATACAAAAATACTTTTAGAGTACAATTCCTTACTAAATAATGATGATAGAATTGAAACAGTTTTATTACCTATTAGAGATGGTTTAACCGTAAGTAGAGTAAAGTAA
- the rsmA gene encoding 16S rRNA (adenine(1518)-N(6)/adenine(1519)-N(6))-dimethyltransferase RsmA has protein sequence MSVKAKKHLGQHFLTDETIAKDIADALTENGYDNILEIGPGMGVLTKYLLQKKVKTTVLELDRESVAYLKDVFPVEHLNLNTSKEKFAIIEGDFLKQNIEEIFNKKQVAIIGNFPYNISTQIVFKAIENREFVPEFAGMFQKEVAMRIAEKEGSKVYGILSVLTQAFFDVEYLFTVPPTVFNPPPKVDSGVIRLIRKKDYSLPVDEKFFFRVVKTAFNQRRKMLRTSLKSFKLSDTLKEDPIFARRPEQLSVLEFISLTQKLAENGI, from the coding sequence ATGTCTGTAAAAGCAAAGAAACATTTAGGTCAGCATTTTTTAACAGATGAAACCATTGCAAAAGATATTGCAGATGCTTTAACTGAAAATGGTTATGATAACATCTTAGAAATTGGTCCAGGAATGGGTGTTTTAACCAAATATCTTTTACAGAAAAAAGTTAAAACAACAGTACTAGAATTAGATCGAGAATCTGTTGCATATTTAAAAGATGTTTTTCCTGTAGAACACCTCAACTTAAATACATCCAAAGAAAAATTTGCGATTATAGAAGGCGATTTTTTAAAACAAAATATCGAAGAAATTTTCAATAAAAAACAGGTAGCCATTATTGGTAATTTCCCATATAATATTTCTACACAAATTGTATTTAAAGCTATAGAGAACAGAGAATTTGTACCTGAATTTGCAGGTATGTTTCAAAAAGAAGTAGCAATGAGAATTGCAGAAAAAGAAGGCTCTAAAGTCTACGGAATTTTATCTGTTTTAACACAAGCTTTTTTTGATGTAGAATACCTTTTTACAGTGCCACCAACTGTATTTAATCCGCCACCAAAAGTAGATTCTGGTGTAATTCGTCTTATCAGAAAAAAAGATTACTCTTTACCTGTAGATGAAAAATTCTTCTTTAGAGTGGTTAAAACAGCATTTAATCAACGAAGAAAAATGTTACGTACCAGTTTAAAGTCCTTTAAACTTTCGGATACGTTAAAAGAAGACCCTATCTTTGCGCGAAGGCCAGAACAATTATCGGTTTTGGAGTTTATATCTCTCACGCAAAAACTCGCAGAAAATGGTATTTGA
- a CDS encoding sigma-70 family RNA polymerase sigma factor, which translates to MPQTEVTLAPNKWIDNYADYLFNYAVVRVNNSDLAKDLVQETFFAGLKSAKNFQGKSTERTWLVSILKRKVIDHYRKINSKKGQAEVRMNFYNDGENEGSWLEERVPQNWDNASEKAIENEELRSQIDVCIDNLPEKYGMVFRMKTIQEFETEEICKELDISASNLWVIIHRARTQLRKCMEDNWFNN; encoded by the coding sequence ATGCCTCAAACTGAAGTCACATTAGCGCCTAATAAATGGATAGATAATTATGCAGATTACCTGTTTAATTATGCTGTTGTGCGTGTTAATAATAGTGATTTAGCAAAAGATTTAGTACAAGAAACTTTTTTTGCTGGGCTTAAATCTGCTAAAAATTTTCAAGGGAAATCTACAGAAAGAACCTGGTTAGTTTCCATTTTAAAAAGAAAAGTAATAGATCATTATAGAAAAATAAACTCTAAAAAAGGACAAGCCGAAGTTAGAATGAATTTTTATAATGATGGTGAAAATGAAGGTAGCTGGCTAGAAGAACGTGTACCCCAAAATTGGGACAACGCTTCTGAAAAAGCAATTGAAAATGAAGAATTAAGAAGCCAAATAGACGTTTGTATCGATAATTTACCCGAAAAATATGGAATGGTTTTTAGAATGAAAACCATTCAAGAATTTGAAACCGAAGAAATTTGTAAGGAGTTAGATATATCAGCGTCAAATTTATGGGTTATCATCCACAGAGCCAGAACACAATTAAGGAAGTGTATGGAAGATAATTGGTTTAATAATTAA
- a CDS encoding RNA methyltransferase, whose protein sequence is MRKLKNNELGRISVDEFKAVQKTPIIVVLDNIRSLNNIGSVFRTSDAFLIEKIYLCGISATPPNKDIHKTALGSTESVNWEYVEDTLTLVEKLKADKVKVLAIEQAENSTKLDAFLPEKNQKYAIVMGNEVKGVQQEVVNASDFCIEIPQLGTKHSLNISVTTGVVIWDLFTKMKM, encoded by the coding sequence ATGAGGAAATTAAAGAATAACGAGTTAGGTAGAATTTCGGTTGATGAATTTAAAGCCGTTCAAAAAACACCAATTATCGTAGTTTTAGACAACATTAGAAGTTTAAATAATATTGGTTCTGTGTTTAGAACTAGTGATGCTTTTTTGATTGAAAAAATTTATTTATGTGGTATTTCTGCAACTCCACCAAACAAAGACATTCATAAAACTGCTTTAGGATCAACAGAATCTGTAAATTGGGAATATGTAGAAGATACATTGACTTTAGTCGAAAAATTAAAGGCAGATAAAGTAAAAGTTTTGGCAATTGAACAAGCTGAAAACTCTACAAAATTAGATGCTTTTTTGCCTGAAAAGAATCAGAAATATGCAATTGTAATGGGTAATGAAGTAAAAGGTGTACAACAAGAAGTGGTAAATGCTAGCGATTTTTGTATTGAAATTCCGCAATTGGGCACCAAACATTCTTTAAATATTTCTGTAACTACAGGCGTTGTTATTTGGGATTTGTTTACCAAGATGAAAATGTAA
- a CDS encoding tetratricopeptide repeat protein, with amino-acid sequence MKHVLLSIFLVISCFSFGQQKEDQNNFFLAETYFRQGEYEKAIQIYQKLYEKSSFNTTYLNRLITCYQETDKFEVAENLLKNKLKENPTQSYLYVFLGYNFEKQHLKEIAKNNYEKAINSLDANGAYGGIIGRLFKDYNLLDYAILAYEKAMESNENSNYNFQIAQIYGEKGDFKLMFESYINLVDKNENYLNLIQRYASKYITDDAENETNILFRKTLLRKAVTKPKDEWNMLLSWLFAQQKDYGKALIQEKALYQRSASDLSDIFSLGKLAFDNKDYEASENCFNFIDKNSFLKEEKIEANLYLAKIAVATKNPNTEKLFQELFKQFGKNQQTIDLQVEYADFLTFQKNQPEKATTILKEALTFSKSKFDKGSIKLKLGDVLVFRGQFNKALIYFSQIQTQLKGSELAQQARFKVAQTSYFKGDFDWAKAQLKILKSSTTQLIANDAVDLFLRITDNEPVDSIPSGLKQLAKAELLSYQNKNKEALQEIDNLFSSKEILINGLVPGEIIYDDVLLLQAKLLIKQEKYLEAIASLEKIIAADNQGFLTDDVYFLMAETYNKKLNDTEKAKEYYQKIIFDHPSSIYLVDARKKYRKLRGDDI; translated from the coding sequence ATGAAGCACGTTTTATTATCTATTTTCCTAGTAATTAGCTGTTTTTCTTTTGGTCAGCAGAAAGAAGATCAGAATAATTTTTTCTTGGCAGAAACTTATTTTAGACAAGGAGAATATGAAAAAGCGATACAGATTTATCAAAAATTATACGAGAAAAGTTCTTTTAACACCACTTATTTAAATCGATTAATTACTTGTTATCAAGAAACTGATAAATTTGAAGTTGCAGAAAACCTACTGAAAAACAAACTAAAAGAAAACCCAACTCAGAGTTATTTATATGTTTTTTTAGGATACAATTTCGAAAAACAACACCTTAAAGAAATTGCAAAAAATAACTACGAAAAAGCTATAAACTCTTTAGATGCTAATGGTGCTTATGGTGGCATTATTGGTCGTTTATTTAAAGATTACAATCTTTTAGATTATGCGATTCTCGCTTATGAAAAAGCTATGGAAAGCAACGAAAATTCGAATTATAATTTTCAAATAGCTCAGATTTATGGAGAAAAAGGCGATTTTAAGTTGATGTTTGAATCCTACATAAATTTAGTTGATAAAAACGAAAACTATTTAAACCTCATTCAGAGATATGCAAGCAAATACATAACTGATGATGCCGAAAATGAAACCAATATTCTATTCAGAAAAACCTTATTAAGAAAAGCTGTAACAAAACCTAAAGACGAATGGAATATGCTTTTAAGTTGGTTATTTGCTCAACAAAAAGATTATGGCAAAGCCTTAATTCAAGAAAAAGCATTGTATCAAAGAAGCGCATCAGATTTATCTGACATTTTTAGTTTAGGTAAACTGGCCTTTGACAATAAAGATTACGAAGCTTCTGAGAATTGTTTTAACTTTATTGATAAAAATTCGTTTTTAAAAGAAGAAAAAATTGAAGCAAATTTATACTTAGCAAAAATTGCTGTAGCCACAAAAAACCCAAATACAGAAAAGTTATTTCAAGAATTATTTAAACAATTTGGTAAAAACCAACAAACCATAGATTTACAAGTTGAATATGCCGATTTTTTAACTTTTCAGAAAAATCAACCAGAAAAAGCCACCACAATTTTAAAAGAAGCTTTAACCTTTTCTAAATCTAAATTTGATAAAGGCAGCATCAAACTAAAATTAGGTGATGTATTGGTTTTTAGAGGACAGTTTAATAAAGCTTTAATTTATTTTTCTCAAATTCAAACACAATTAAAAGGATCTGAATTGGCACAACAAGCACGTTTTAAAGTAGCACAAACAAGTTATTTTAAAGGCGATTTTGATTGGGCTAAAGCACAATTAAAAATCTTAAAAAGCTCTACAACACAATTAATTGCTAATGATGCTGTAGATTTATTTTTAAGAATTACAGACAACGAACCTGTAGATTCTATTCCTTCTGGTTTAAAACAATTAGCAAAAGCAGAACTACTTTCTTATCAGAATAAAAATAAAGAAGCTTTACAAGAGATAGATAACTTATTTTCATCCAAAGAAATATTAATTAATGGATTAGTTCCTGGAGAAATTATTTATGATGATGTACTTTTGCTACAAGCAAAATTATTGATTAAACAAGAAAAATATTTAGAAGCAATTGCGAGTTTAGAGAAAATTATTGCTGCAGACAATCAAGGTTTTTTAACAGATGATGTTTATTTTTTAATGGCAGAAACCTACAATAAAAAGCTAAATGATACAGAAAAAGCAAAAGAATATTATCAGAAAATAATTTTCGATCATCCTTCTAGTATTTATTTAGTTGATGCTCGAAAAAAATATCGTAAATTAAGAGGAGATGATATATAG
- the mgtE gene encoding magnesium transporter, translated as MVFEITNEFLENLTSLIKANNEKAITKLFKEVHYADVAEVLDEVNFEEAIYIIKLLDSEKTSEILTELEDDIREKILKNLSAQEIADEVGEMDTDDAADIIGELSEERQERVIKAIDDDELAADIKELLSYGEDTAGALMAKELVKVYETWTVAGCMRRIRGQAKDVTRVHSIYVVDKEDKLVGRLSLKDLIIAKSEQHIADILKVKVDAVNVNEDDEEVAKIMAKYDLEAIPVVDDNNVLLGRITIDDIVDVLKEEADKDYQMAAGLTQDVDSDDSILDLTKARLPWLFLGLIGGIGAFIIMEGFQGVFEKYASLFFFTPLIAAMAGNVGVQSSAIIVQGLANDDVKGSINSRLIKEMLLAALNGIILAIFLFLFVWIYEGKINTALAISSSLVIVIIVAGLIGTFVPLFLDKRGIDPAIATGPFITTSNDIFGILIYFMIAKMILGI; from the coding sequence ATGGTATTTGAAATCACTAACGAATTTCTAGAAAACCTTACCTCTCTTATAAAAGCTAACAACGAAAAAGCAATTACCAAATTGTTTAAAGAAGTGCATTATGCAGATGTAGCAGAGGTTTTAGACGAGGTAAATTTCGAAGAAGCTATTTATATAATCAAGTTATTAGACAGCGAAAAAACATCAGAAATTCTTACAGAATTAGAAGATGATATTCGTGAGAAAATTCTTAAAAATTTATCTGCTCAAGAAATTGCTGATGAAGTTGGTGAAATGGATACTGATGATGCTGCAGATATTATTGGAGAACTTTCAGAAGAACGTCAAGAACGTGTAATAAAAGCCATAGATGATGATGAATTAGCAGCAGATATTAAAGAATTACTTTCTTATGGAGAAGATACTGCTGGTGCTTTAATGGCTAAAGAATTGGTAAAAGTTTATGAAACTTGGACAGTTGCTGGCTGTATGCGCAGAATTCGTGGTCAGGCAAAAGATGTTACAAGAGTGCATTCTATTTATGTTGTAGATAAGGAAGATAAATTAGTGGGTAGATTATCTTTAAAAGACTTAATAATTGCTAAATCAGAACAACATATTGCAGATATTTTAAAAGTAAAAGTAGATGCTGTAAACGTAAATGAAGATGATGAAGAAGTAGCCAAAATAATGGCAAAATACGATTTAGAAGCCATACCAGTTGTAGATGATAACAATGTACTTTTAGGTAGAATTACTATTGATGATATTGTTGATGTTTTAAAAGAAGAAGCAGACAAAGATTATCAAATGGCAGCAGGTTTAACACAAGATGTAGATTCTGATGATAGTATTCTAGACCTTACAAAAGCACGTTTACCTTGGCTTTTTTTAGGGTTAATTGGTGGTATTGGCGCTTTTATAATTATGGAAGGTTTTCAAGGAGTTTTCGAAAAATACGCATCATTATTCTTTTTTACACCTTTAATTGCAGCAATGGCTGGTAATGTTGGTGTACAATCATCAGCAATTATTGTGCAAGGTTTAGCCAACGACGATGTAAAAGGAAGCATCAACAGCAGGTTAATAAAAGAAATGTTATTAGCAGCTTTAAACGGAATTATTCTAGCAATTTTTCTTTTTCTTTTTGTTTGGATTTATGAAGGTAAAATAAACACAGCCTTAGCTATATCTAGCTCTTTAGTTATCGTAATTATTGTAGCTGGTTTAATTGGTACATTTGTGCCTCTATTCTTAGATAAAAGAGGTATAGATCCTGCAATTGCAACTGGGCCTTTTATTACAACATCCAACGATATTTTCGGGATTTTAATTTACTTTATGATTGCAAAAATGATTTTAGGAATTTAG
- a CDS encoding type II toxin-antitoxin system RelE/ParE family toxin: protein MVREIIWTNNAEADLNFCFSEFLEHCESLDVTKRIFIEIYNSVSILATNAEIYKLDLLKKNNKGNIRFFEKHSYRISYLIDTKFVYILRIRPSRKEPLEF from the coding sequence ATGGTCAGAGAAATAATCTGGACAAATAATGCTGAAGCCGACTTAAATTTTTGTTTTTCTGAATTTTTAGAACACTGTGAATCTTTAGATGTTACCAAAAGAATTTTTATTGAAATTTATAATTCAGTTTCTATTTTAGCTACAAATGCAGAAATTTATAAATTAGATTTACTCAAGAAAAACAATAAAGGTAATATTCGATTTTTTGAAAAACATAGTTATAGAATTTCTTATTTAATAGACACAAAATTTGTTTATATACTAAGAATTAGACCTTCTAGAAAAGAACCTTTAGAGTTTTAA
- a CDS encoding RNA methyltransferase, which yields MINNLEQGFFGIGIQNGKTPENLGVLWRSAQNMGASFIFTIGNRYAKQACDTHKATGAMPYFHYKNFDDFFNNLPKGAMLVGVELDEKSVQLETFKHPRRCVYLLGAEDHGLSKLAIEKSHHLVKFKSELSLNVSVAGSIVMYDRQAKINFNL from the coding sequence ATGATAAATAATTTAGAGCAAGGATTTTTTGGAATAGGAATTCAGAATGGAAAAACACCTGAAAATTTAGGCGTTCTTTGGAGATCTGCCCAAAATATGGGGGCAAGTTTTATATTTACAATTGGCAATAGATATGCAAAACAAGCTTGTGATACGCATAAAGCAACTGGTGCAATGCCTTACTTTCACTATAAAAACTTTGATGATTTCTTTAATAATTTACCAAAAGGTGCAATGTTAGTTGGTGTAGAATTAGATGAAAAATCGGTTCAATTAGAGACGTTTAAACACCCCAGACGTTGTGTATATTTATTAGGCGCAGAAGATCACGGATTATCTAAATTAGCTATTGAAAAATCGCATCATTTAGTGAAATTTAAATCTGAATTAAGCTTAAATGTTTCTGTAGCTGGTAGTATTGTAATGTATGATAGACAAGCAAAAATAAACTTTAACTTATAA
- a CDS encoding nuclear transport factor 2 family protein: MQKIITYLVILIFSIKITAQEKSTSKDNLEYSIKIKKVIETFFEGLHKGDSTLLKTTIHKDIKIQTTFTNKKGKNILKTETKKQLLTAIANKKPEHIYLVKLLSFDIKIDGNLASVWTPYEFYFNKKFSHCGANSFQLFNNNGNWQIIYLVDMRRTESCKGLKDKK, from the coding sequence ATGCAAAAGATTATAACTTATTTAGTAATTCTTATTTTTTCAATTAAAATTACTGCTCAAGAAAAATCTACCTCAAAAGATAATCTAGAGTATTCAATAAAAATTAAAAAAGTAATAGAAACTTTTTTTGAAGGTTTGCATAAGGGTGATAGTACTTTACTTAAAACAACAATTCATAAGGACATTAAAATTCAAACAACTTTTACCAATAAAAAAGGGAAAAATATTTTAAAAACTGAAACTAAAAAACAGTTATTAACAGCCATTGCTAATAAAAAACCAGAACATATTTATTTAGTAAAATTACTTTCTTTTGATATTAAAATTGATGGTAATTTGGCATCTGTTTGGACGCCTTATGAGTTTTATTTTAACAAAAAATTTAGCCATTGTGGTGCCAATTCTTTTCAATTATTTAATAATAATGGTAATTGGCAAATCATCTATTTGGTTGATATGAGAAGAACGGAAAGTTGTAAAGGCTTAAAAGATAAAAAATAG
- a CDS encoding DUF4286 family protein → MYIYNVTINIDDAIHKEWLTWMETHILDVLNTGKFQSAKFTQVLVDEEMGGKTYSVQYSAETREDLEDYYNEDADNLRIEIAKKFGDKMLAFRTELKLIKEYYPTNVSN, encoded by the coding sequence ATGTACATATACAACGTAACTATAAATATTGATGATGCAATTCACAAAGAATGGCTAACTTGGATGGAAACCCATATTTTAGATGTACTAAACACAGGTAAATTTCAATCGGCTAAATTTACCCAAGTTTTGGTAGATGAAGAAATGGGAGGCAAAACCTATTCTGTGCAATACTCAGCAGAAACCAGAGAAGATTTAGAAGATTATTACAATGAAGATGCAGACAATTTACGCATAGAAATTGCAAAAAAATTCGGCGATAAAATGTTAGCTTTTAGAACAGAATTAAAATTGATAAAAGAATATTATCCAACAAACGTTAGTAATTAA